The following coding sequences are from one Methanofastidiosum sp. window:
- a CDS encoding shikimate kinase encodes MNIILFGLRCVGKTTVGRELSDITDRVFFDTDSIIEKRESKSIPETINEKSWDYFRTREQEVIKDVSKENNAVISLGGGAFMDKKNVDLLKDSLFILLKADIQTMRDRMDRDTPRPSLT; translated from the coding sequence TTGAACATAATCCTCTTTGGATTAAGATGTGTCGGCAAGACTACTGTTGGTCGTGAATTGTCGGATATAACAGATAGAGTATTTTTTGATACTGATTCTATAATCGAAAAAAGAGAGTCAAAAAGTATTCCAGAGACCATTAATGAAAAAAGTTGGGATTATTTCAGAACAAGAGAGCAAGAAGTTATCAAAGATGTCTCAAAAGAAAATAACGCCGTTATATCCTTGGGAGGAGGAGCCTTTATGGACAAAAAAAATGTCGATTTGCTGAAGGACTCTCTCTTTATTTTACTAAAGGCAGATATTCAAACAATGAGAGATAGGATGGATAGAGATACGCCAAGACCTTCGCTTACAAA